In Carboxydothermus pertinax, the following are encoded in one genomic region:
- a CDS encoding DUF1573 domain-containing protein: MKDLLCDHFQETVGELLIRHKSILDVLSKLDEASARVHRSTIKAVTQCGCLKIDAKKPTIPEDATLWQLKEIFNSHLKGELCSNCKDTIEKEMGRLLFYLAALCNHLDINLYDVFIKEQKTLDTLNYFNFT, translated from the coding sequence ATGAAGGACCTATTATGCGACCATTTTCAGGAAACCGTTGGTGAATTATTAATCCGGCATAAAAGCATTTTAGACGTCTTATCTAAGTTAGATGAAGCTTCCGCGCGAGTACATCGCTCTACCATTAAAGCCGTTACCCAATGTGGCTGTTTAAAGATAGATGCTAAAAAGCCCACCATCCCAGAAGACGCCACCCTTTGGCAGTTAAAAGAAATCTTTAACTCCCATCTAAAAGGAGAACTTTGCTCTAACTGCAAGGACACCATTGAAAAAGAAATGGGGCGGCTTTTATTTTACTTAGCAGCCCTCTGTAATCACCTTGACATAAATCTTTATGATGTTTTTATCAAAGAGCAAAAAACTTTAGATACTTTAAATTACTTTAACTTTACCTAA
- the disA gene encoding DNA integrity scanning diadenylate cyclase DisA: MKDERIVLALKSVAPGTPLREGLEQILRAKTGGLIVIGDTAKIMEVVEGGFAINTDYSPAYLYELAKMDGAIILSEDGKKILYANAQLIPDPAIPSAETGIRHRTAERVAKQTNALVIAISQRRSVITLYQGNFKYSLSEVSVILNKANQAIATLEKYRAVLDKTLMRLTNLEFDDMVTLLDVAKALQRVEMVLRIEREIERYIWELGSEGRLISMQLEELIANVEDEGLLIIQDYSLLGPEKTPEGILGLIRTWSSEDLLDYSLIVRALGYPGSASILDQPVSPRGYRILDKIPRLPVTVIDNLVQTFGNLKSIMGASIEELDDVEGIGEIRARSIKDGLKRLREQTNFTL; the protein is encoded by the coding sequence ATGAAAGACGAACGAATTGTTTTAGCGTTAAAGAGTGTAGCACCGGGAACCCCTTTAAGGGAAGGTCTAGAACAAATACTCCGGGCCAAAACCGGCGGTTTAATTGTAATTGGGGACACTGCTAAGATTATGGAAGTAGTCGAAGGAGGCTTTGCCATTAATACGGATTATAGCCCTGCGTATTTGTATGAACTGGCGAAAATGGACGGGGCAATTATTTTAAGCGAGGACGGTAAAAAAATTTTATATGCGAACGCCCAGCTCATTCCGGACCCAGCGATACCTTCGGCAGAAACGGGAATTCGCCACCGTACTGCGGAAAGGGTAGCAAAACAAACTAATGCCTTAGTGATTGCCATTTCCCAGCGTCGTTCAGTAATTACTTTATACCAGGGAAATTTTAAATATTCTCTTTCGGAAGTAAGCGTAATTTTAAATAAGGCAAATCAAGCTATTGCTACCCTGGAAAAATACCGGGCAGTACTGGATAAAACTTTAATGCGCCTAACCAATCTTGAATTTGACGACATGGTAACTTTATTGGATGTAGCTAAAGCTTTACAACGGGTAGAAATGGTTTTAAGAATTGAGCGGGAAATTGAAAGATATATTTGGGAGCTAGGTAGTGAAGGTAGGCTCATTAGCATGCAGTTAGAAGAACTTATCGCCAATGTGGAGGACGAGGGGCTGTTAATTATCCAGGATTATTCTCTTTTAGGTCCGGAGAAAACTCCCGAAGGAATTTTAGGTTTGATCAGGACCTGGTCTTCAGAAGACCTCTTAGACTATTCATTAATTGTCCGGGCTTTAGGGTATCCAGGGAGTGCCAGCATTTTAGACCAGCCGGTTTCACCCCGGGGCTATCGGATTTTAGATAAAATACCTAGACTTCCGGTAACAGTTATTGATAATCTCGTGCAAACCTTTGGCAATTTAAAAAGTATTATGGGGGCTTCTATTGAAGAACTTGATGATGTGGAGGGTATTGGTGAGATTAGGGCACGGTCTATCAAAGACGGGCTAAAAAGACTTAGGGAACAAACTAATTTTACGTTATAA